The following coding sequences are from one Aquificaceae bacterium window:
- a CDS encoding flippase-like domain-containing protein, translated as MYRSILYGILLTLLFVGGSLVYIVKKNFTKDFFNALIHADKKYMLMSFAFMLLYHTFDNIRFFVLSRAMKLRYSFFYGYVISYINTFGATITPSQAGGEFMSMYTLSRKGGKLHKVLSILTMKMLSGLVFFLLALPYVLLHIYKNPSQGVRIGYVLLFFFALVLFLYILLRLFFKRSSSNQQKLIQRLKYNLKKYLVVLKIFLRDKKMSILIACLSSVLVYMSFLASGAFLLKSFNPQPEILTLIEHQLLLLYAIFISPTPGGSGVGEVGALYAFEPFLELSLLGGFSLLWRFITQYLSAIIGGFLLAFLLIRDAKRFKDA; from the coding sequence ATGTATAGGTCAATTCTGTATGGCATACTCCTTACCCTCTTGTTTGTGGGCGGTTCATTGGTCTATATAGTCAAGAAGAATTTTACAAAGGACTTTTTTAACGCGCTTATCCATGCGGACAAGAAGTATATGCTCATGTCCTTTGCCTTTATGCTTTTGTATCATACCTTTGACAACATTAGGTTTTTTGTGCTTTCGAGGGCAATGAAGCTAAGATACTCCTTCTTTTACGGCTATGTTATATCCTACATAAATACCTTTGGTGCTACCATAACACCTTCACAAGCAGGGGGAGAGTTTATGTCCATGTATACTCTTTCAAGAAAGGGTGGAAAATTGCATAAGGTGCTTAGCATATTAACTATGAAAATGCTAAGTGGTTTAGTTTTTTTTCTTCTGGCTCTACCCTACGTGCTTTTACACATATACAAAAACCCATCTCAAGGTGTTAGAATAGGCTACGTTTTGCTCTTTTTCTTTGCTTTAGTGCTTTTCTTATACATACTTCTTAGGCTTTTCTTTAAGAGAAGCTCTTCTAACCAGCAAAAGCTCATACAGAGGCTAAAATATAATCTCAAAAAATACTTGGTAGTCCTCAAAATATTTCTTAGGGACAAAAAGATGAGTATACTTATTGCATGCTTAAGCAGTGTGCTTGTTTATATGTCTTTCTTAGCGTCGGGTGCTTTCCTACTAAAGAGCTTTAATCCACAGCCAGAAATTTTAACCCTCATAGAACATCAGCTTTTGCTTCTGTATGCCATATTTATAAGCCCAACCCCGGGTGGGAGCGGTGTGGGAGAGGTAGGTGCATTGTATGCCTTTGAACCCTTCTTGGAGCTTTCTCTTCTTGGAGGCTTTTCCTTGCTTTGGAGGTTTATAACTCAGTATTTGAGTGCCATAATTGGAGGCTTTTTGCTTGCTTTTCTTCTTATAAGGGATGCTAAAAGGTTTAAAGATGCTTGA